A stretch of DNA from Variovorax paradoxus:
TGATCCCGGTAGCGGCCGACCGCGATGCGCCGGATGCCGGTCGTGCCACCCGGAAAGAGCGCTGATTGCCAGCGGCACAGCCGGTCTGTGTCGAGCGGTGCATCGAAGTTCGTCGTGGCGTCATGGATGACTTCGACCAACCCGTCGATGTGCCGGTCGGTCGGGCCTGCATCGTCGGTGCCGAGGCGCCGCATGACCGAGGAACGCACCGCGGCGAGGTCCAGCCGCTCGCCTTCGATGGCGGCGGTGGCCACGGCTTCCTGCGTCCACAGTTCCTGCTCGACGCCGACCAGCCCTTCCAGGCCGATGGCTCGCGCCATGCCGTTCACTTCCCCTCGGAGTTCACGCGCGCGGAGCAGGGCCGGGCTGGCTTCGGACAGGTCGAATCGAAGCTGCGGCCAGTCGGGCTGCTGCCAGATGTAGAGCGGGGCAAAGGTGGCCATGAGCCGCATTTTAGATAAATCGGCTCAAAAAATGATTCGTAAATGTGAATTTGCGGCTCAAGGCGCTGTTTTTGGGAAGAAAGGCACAAATCTGTGACCTGTAGCAAACTCGTCCGGCCGCTTCATTCGACACCATCCCCATGACCCAATTGCCCCCGCCCTCGAAGTCCTCCCCGCGACCTTTCCGCCTACCGCGAGGGCAACGTTGGCATCGACTACGTGCACCGCTTCGAGTCCGGCAAGCCCGGCCCGCACGTGCTCATCAACGCGCTGACGCACGGCAACGAGATCTGCGGCATGACCGCCGCCACGCACCTGCTCGACACCGGTGTGCGCCCGAAGATCGGCACGCTCACCATCAGCTTTGCCAACGTGGCGGCCTACGAGTCTTTCAACGAGGCGCGGCCTTTCGACAGCCGCCAGCTGGTGCACAACCTCAACCGCGTGTGGTCGCCCGAATGGCTCGACGGCAGCGAAGACAGCCCCGAGCTGAGCCGCGCCCGCGTGCTGCGCCCGGTGGTGAGCGCGGCCGACCACATCCTCGACATCCATTCCACGAGCCAGCCCGTGATCCCGTTCTGGGTGTACCCGGCCTTCGACCGCAACGCCGAGGCTGCCATGGCCATCGGCCGCCCGTCGGTGCACCTCGTGATGCCCGACGGCCTGGGCTCGGGCACGCCGCTGATCCAGCACGGCCAGCATGGCAAGGCCGACGGCAAGGGCGTGGCGCTGGTGGCCGAGTGCGGCCAGCATTTCCTGCGCTCGGCCTCCGAGCTGGCCACCGCCATCTCGCTCGACTTCCTGGCGCACTTCGGCCTCATCGACAAGGACCCGGGCGTGCCCGCTCCTGGCGAGCAGCGCCGCTTCGAGCTGCTGCAGACGCACGTCATCAAGTCGGAAGACTTCGCCTTCGTGCGTCCGCTGATCGGCTTCGAGACCTTCGCCAAGGGCGAGCTGATCGCGACCAACGGCCCGGACGAAATCCGCGCGCCGTGCGACGACTGCACGATCTTCATGCCCGCGCAGCGCACGATCGTCGGGCGCGAGGCGGTGTATCTGACGAAGCCGCTCTGAAGGCGGCGTTCTTCAGTTCAGCAGATCAGCAGGTGCCGCGGTTTTTCCGCGGTGCTGTAGTCGGCGTGCCAGTAGTGCGGGTCGTTGCAGAGGCTGAACGCGGCTTCCTTGCCGGCGTGCCGGCCGGTGAAGCGCGTGTGCAGCGTGACATGGACCGAGCCCACGTCGGGCCAGTCGATGCCGACGTCGACGACGCGGTTACCCGCGGCGACTTCGGCGGCGACGATTCGCTGCAGGGCAGGGTGCAGGCGGGTGTTGAGGAGGGCGAGGGCTTCGCGGCGTTCGGTGGTGCGCGCGAAGGAGGTGTCGAGGCAGGCTTCGGTGAACATCGGTGGATGGGCCATGGCTTGCCTTCCGGTTAGACCGTCGCGAATGCCTTCGACTTCGGGATCGTCCGGCCCCGGCACTTCGGATAGTTGGCGCAGCCCCAGAAGCTGCCGTCGTTTTTGGACGAAGGCTTTTCGACCATCTTGGTGCCGCAGCTCGCGCAGGTGGGCCGCCAGTATTCGCCTTCGTAGGCCACGGCGAGCAGGGCCGCTTGTTGCTCGGGCGTGCGCTGGCCGATCAGCCTGAGCAGGGCCGCGCCGTCTTGGGCGTGGATGCCGTTCGCCTTCGCAAACGCAGCTGCTTCCGCCGAGAAGGTCGAGCTCGTCACGTAGGTGCCGCTCTTCAATTGATGCGAAGCCATCACGCCGAAGAACTCGCGCATTTCCTTCACGCCCACGGCTTTGCCTTGCCAGTGCTTGCACTGGACGATGCGCGGGACGTCACTGTGCTTGGACTGGAGCCAGATATCGACGCCGCCGTCCGCGCCGTGCGATTGGCTGCGCGTCGTGAACCCGGCTTGTGCGTACAGCGCTTCGCACAAGGCTTCGAAGCGACGCCATTCGATGGCGTGGAGCACGGCGGGGCCCCACTGTGATTCCTGGCTCACTTGGGGCACTGTCGATAGCGCAGGCTCGCGACGCTCGGTGGTCACAGCGGGCGCGGGTCGTGCCGCAGTTCGAGCTGCAGCGGGCTCGATCTCCACGCGGGCGGCCTGACGACGGACGATGTAGTGCAGGCCCAGCAGCACGGCGCCGACCGCCAGAGCGACCCACCCGGCGGGCCGGAGCGCCGGTCCCAGCCCGCCCACGATCGGCCCTGTCAGGAAGGCGGGGGCGATCACCAGCAGCACGATGCCGAAGAAGATCGCGGTCCAGCCCTTGCCAGCCAGTTCCTGTCGCGCACGCTCGCGTCGGCGCTCGGTTCTTGTTTGTTTTGCCATCGGTCGCTCGCCTCGCTCCTCGAAAGGTCTCTTTATAAGCGGGGGCGGGCGCCCGGGCCTTCACCGCGCGACAGCGTTGTGCTGCGCGTCTCGACGTGCCTGGTCTGCGGCTTGCCGTGCTTGCGAGCTTCCCGACTCGTGGGCACGCGCTTCTTCCGGTGTTTCGGGTGGCTTGTTGATTTCCTTGACCAGATCGGCGAGGTGCGTGTCGTCGTCTCCTCCGCACTGCTCGGATGGTCGCCTCAAGCGGGCACCGTCGAAGTGCCAGCCGGCGGTGCCGCCCGTGGCGGCTTTTGTGCGCAGCCAGAGCTGTTCCCAGCGCGGAAATGCCGCGGGGTCGCCGCGCCGGTGCAAGTCCCGCAGCATGTCGTAAAGGGCCACCTGCGTTTCGCGCTGATCAGGTTGCGTCGAAACGAG
This window harbors:
- a CDS encoding succinylglutamate desuccinylase/aspartoacylase domain-containing protein, with amino-acid sequence MHRFESGKPGPHVLINALTHGNEICGMTAATHLLDTGVRPKIGTLTISFANVAAYESFNEARPFDSRQLVHNLNRVWSPEWLDGSEDSPELSRARVLRPVVSAADHILDIHSTSQPVIPFWVYPAFDRNAEAAMAIGRPSVHLVMPDGLGSGTPLIQHGQHGKADGKGVALVAECGQHFLRSASELATAISLDFLAHFGLIDKDPGVPAPGEQRRFELLQTHVIKSEDFAFVRPLIGFETFAKGELIATNGPDEIRAPCDDCTIFMPAQRTIVGREAVYLTKPL
- a CDS encoding restriction endonuclease, which encodes MAKQTRTERRRERARQELAGKGWTAIFFGIVLLVIAPAFLTGPIVGGLGPALRPAGWVALAVGAVLLGLHYIVRRQAARVEIEPAAARTAARPAPAVTTERREPALSTVPQVSQESQWGPAVLHAIEWRRFEALCEALYAQAGFTTRSQSHGADGGVDIWLQSKHSDVPRIVQCKHWQGKAVGVKEMREFFGVMASHQLKSGTYVTSSTFSAEAAAFAKANGIHAQDGAALLRLIGQRTPEQQAALLAVAYEGEYWRPTCASCGTKMVEKPSSKNDGSFWGCANYPKCRGRTIPKSKAFATV